Proteins from a genomic interval of Kitasatospora herbaricolor:
- a CDS encoding transketolase family protein gives MPTTTYTMRDRFLDVTARLLDEDPRLALVLADISAAGFAPAAERHPDRVINVGIREQLLIGAAGGLALTGLRPIAHTFASFLIERPFEQVKLDLVHQGVGAVLVSAAGSYDWPAGGRTHMAPGDVALLDTLPDWTVHVPGHPDEAETLLRHAVADGDRNVYLRLSAHRNALARPVVPGRFLTVREGRRGVVLAVGPMLDGVLQATEGMDVTVLYAAGVRPFDAAGLRAATGAAAAEVVIVEPYLAGTSDREAHEALAAVPHRVLGLGVPRAEHRHYGSIDEHLAAYGLDARSLRERITLFLP, from the coding sequence ATGCCCACCACGACCTACACCATGCGCGACCGCTTCCTCGACGTGACCGCCCGTCTGCTCGACGAGGACCCACGGCTGGCCCTGGTGCTCGCCGACATCAGCGCCGCCGGATTCGCCCCGGCCGCCGAACGGCACCCGGACCGGGTGATCAACGTCGGCATCCGGGAGCAACTGCTGATCGGCGCGGCCGGCGGGCTGGCGCTGACCGGGCTGCGCCCGATCGCGCACACCTTCGCCAGCTTCCTGATCGAACGCCCCTTCGAGCAGGTCAAGTTGGACCTGGTGCACCAGGGCGTCGGCGCGGTGCTGGTCAGCGCGGCCGGCTCGTACGACTGGCCGGCCGGCGGGCGCACCCACATGGCGCCGGGTGACGTCGCCCTGCTGGACACCCTGCCGGACTGGACGGTCCATGTGCCGGGCCACCCGGACGAGGCCGAGACCCTGCTGCGGCACGCCGTGGCGGACGGTGACCGCAACGTCTACCTCCGGCTCTCGGCGCACCGCAACGCGCTCGCCCGGCCGGTCGTGCCGGGGCGGTTCCTCACCGTCCGCGAGGGCCGGCGCGGCGTGGTGCTGGCGGTCGGGCCGATGCTGGACGGGGTGCTGCAGGCCACCGAGGGGATGGACGTCACCGTGCTGTACGCCGCCGGTGTCCGGCCGTTCGACGCGGCCGGCCTGCGGGCCGCCACCGGCGCCGCCGCCGCCGAGGTGGTGATCGTCGAGCCGTACCTGGCGGGCACCTCGGACCGCGAGGCGCACGAGGCGCTGGCCGCGGTCCCGCACCGGGTGCTCGGCCTCGGGGTGCCCCGCGCGGAGCACCGGCACTACGGCTCGATCGACGAGCACCTGGCCGCCTACGGGCTGGACGCCCGCTCGCTGCGGGAGCGGATCACGCTCTTCCTGCCGTGA
- a CDS encoding transketolase: MTATKTISPQHRPHLHQGYGFEDLPALMALMTGAEKHGPAATSTLDVLWVLYDRVLDVGPATFGRQDRDRFLLSKGHGPMAYYAVLAAKGFLSPAVLSSFGAYDSPLGHHPDRLLVPGAEIGSGSLGHGLPLAVGTALGLRAQGLTDPAVWVLLGDAEFDEGSNHEAVAFAGASGLDRLHVVVIDNSSATHGWRGGIAARFEAEGWSTATVDGRDHEALHAAFTAAHPGRPHAVVARVEPKES, from the coding sequence ATGACCGCGACGAAGACCATTTCTCCGCAGCACCGGCCGCACCTGCACCAGGGGTACGGCTTCGAGGACCTGCCCGCCCTGATGGCCCTGATGACCGGCGCCGAGAAGCACGGCCCGGCCGCCACCTCCACCCTGGACGTCCTGTGGGTGCTCTACGACCGGGTGCTGGACGTCGGCCCCGCCACCTTCGGGCGCCAGGACCGTGACCGCTTCCTGCTCTCCAAGGGCCACGGCCCGATGGCCTACTACGCGGTGCTGGCCGCCAAGGGCTTCCTCTCCCCGGCCGTGCTGTCCAGCTTCGGCGCGTACGACTCGCCGCTCGGCCACCACCCGGACCGGCTGCTGGTGCCCGGCGCCGAGATCGGCTCGGGCTCACTGGGCCACGGCCTGCCGCTCGCCGTCGGCACCGCCCTCGGACTGCGGGCCCAGGGGCTCACCGATCCGGCGGTCTGGGTGCTGCTCGGCGACGCGGAGTTCGACGAGGGGTCCAACCACGAGGCGGTCGCCTTCGCCGGGGCGTCCGGGCTGGACCGACTGCACGTGGTGGTGATCGACAACTCCTCGGCCACGCACGGCTGGCGGGGCGGGATCGCGGCCCGGTTCGAGGCCGAGGGCTGGTCCACCGCCACCGTCGACGGCCGCGACCACGAGGCGCTGCACGCGGCCTTCACCGCCGCCCACCCGGGCCGCCCGCACGCCGTGGTCGCCCGGGTCGAGCCCAAGGAGTCCTGA
- the treY gene encoding malto-oligosyltrehalose synthase — MTSPAEPAQPRPAGDGPAGAVQPPTASYRLQLQPAFTLRDATAAVPYLAALGVSHLHLSPLLEATAGSTHGYDTVDHSRVSEQLGGEEALRELAAEARRHGLRLIADVVPNHMAVPVPEQLNQPLWHVLRDGPDSPYARWFDIDWAAQPGPVDAPGRGRLLLPLLGGRLGGVLDELTVDGDVLRYHDHAFPLRPGTEGLALPELLERQWYRLAWWRLARTELNYRRFFTVNDLIAVRVEVPEVFEATHGTLLRLHAEGLLDGFRIDHPDGLADPRGYLRRLARATGGAYTVVEKILTGEEELPADWPCAGTTGYDALRRIDGVLTDHAGAGRLTTAYQRFLDGSDTPGAGAGQPCADPHPAAAAGRRGRAQLTAERGELAAEVDRLVRLAERICAAEPELADHAPWELREALHRILTAYPVYRPYVRPGEPAPEAAAEHLRTALAQRGDAPGGPAADTLELVGALTLGRLGSSSEKDEFCVRFAQTASAVAAKGVEDTAFYRFNALTALNEVGGEPARPGVAPADFHAWCEYVERHWPHTMTVLSTHDTKRSADARARLAVLAEQPRAWADEAAAWTTAAGPCPDRNTAWLLWQTLVAAWPISPERLVAALLKAAREAKLQTSWTAPDAAFEQAVTDYAHAVYGNPGLLPRIEGLVRAIAPYARANTLGGALLHLTVPGVPDLYQGSEEPLYTLVDPDNRAPVDLGALAVRLTDSASGRLSEPPGPAGDLAREKLHLTTTALHLRRERPLGGYRPLGAHGPAAAHLLAFRRGADVITAVTRLPYGLERSGGWRESTLDLPAGPGPWTDRLTGRAFEPGPVPLAALLEHYPTALLTRPQEHA, encoded by the coding sequence ATGACCTCACCCGCCGAGCCCGCGCAGCCACGCCCGGCCGGTGACGGCCCGGCCGGGGCCGTCCAGCCCCCCACCGCCAGCTACCGGCTCCAGCTGCAGCCCGCCTTCACCCTGCGCGACGCCACCGCCGCCGTGCCCTACCTGGCCGCGCTCGGCGTCTCCCACCTGCACCTGTCCCCGCTGCTGGAGGCCACCGCCGGCTCCACCCACGGGTACGACACGGTGGACCACAGCCGGGTCAGCGAGCAGCTCGGCGGCGAGGAGGCGCTGCGCGAACTGGCCGCCGAGGCCCGCCGGCACGGCCTGCGGCTGATCGCCGACGTGGTGCCCAACCACATGGCCGTCCCCGTCCCCGAGCAGCTCAACCAGCCGCTCTGGCACGTCCTGCGGGACGGTCCGGACTCCCCCTACGCGCGCTGGTTCGACATCGACTGGGCCGCCCAGCCGGGCCCGGTGGACGCCCCCGGACGCGGCCGGCTGCTGCTGCCGCTGCTCGGCGGCCGGCTCGGCGGCGTGCTCGACGAACTCACCGTCGACGGGGACGTGCTGCGCTACCACGACCACGCCTTCCCGCTGCGGCCGGGCACCGAGGGCCTCGCCCTGCCGGAACTGCTGGAACGCCAGTGGTACCGGCTCGCCTGGTGGCGCCTGGCCCGCACCGAGCTGAACTACCGCCGGTTCTTCACCGTGAACGACCTGATCGCCGTCCGGGTCGAGGTCCCCGAGGTCTTCGAGGCCACCCACGGCACGCTGCTGCGGCTGCACGCCGAAGGACTGCTGGACGGGTTCCGGATCGACCACCCGGACGGCCTGGCCGACCCGCGCGGCTACCTGCGGCGGCTCGCCCGGGCCACCGGCGGCGCGTACACCGTGGTCGAGAAGATCCTCACCGGCGAGGAGGAGCTGCCCGCCGACTGGCCGTGCGCCGGCACCACCGGCTACGACGCGCTGCGCCGGATCGACGGCGTGCTGACCGACCACGCCGGGGCCGGCCGGCTGACCACCGCCTACCAGCGCTTCCTGGACGGCTCGGACACCCCGGGCGCCGGCGCCGGTCAGCCCTGCGCCGACCCGCACCCGGCGGCGGCCGCCGGCCGGCGCGGCCGGGCGCAGCTCACCGCCGAGCGCGGGGAGCTGGCCGCCGAGGTGGACCGGCTGGTCCGCCTCGCCGAGCGGATCTGCGCCGCCGAACCCGAACTGGCCGACCACGCGCCCTGGGAGCTGCGCGAGGCGCTGCACCGGATACTGACGGCCTACCCCGTCTACCGCCCGTACGTGCGCCCCGGCGAGCCCGCGCCGGAGGCCGCCGCCGAACACCTGCGGACGGCGCTGGCGCAGCGGGGCGACGCGCCCGGCGGTCCGGCCGCCGACACGCTGGAGCTGGTCGGCGCGCTGACCCTGGGCCGGCTGGGCAGCAGCTCCGAGAAGGACGAGTTCTGCGTCCGGTTCGCGCAGACCGCCTCGGCCGTGGCCGCCAAGGGCGTCGAGGACACCGCCTTCTACCGCTTCAACGCGCTCACCGCGCTGAACGAGGTCGGCGGTGAGCCGGCCCGGCCCGGCGTCGCCCCCGCCGACTTCCACGCCTGGTGCGAGTACGTCGAGCGGCACTGGCCGCACACCATGACGGTGCTCTCCACCCACGACACCAAGCGGAGCGCCGACGCCCGGGCCCGGCTCGCCGTGCTCGCCGAGCAGCCCCGGGCCTGGGCCGACGAGGCCGCGGCCTGGACGACCGCCGCCGGGCCCTGCCCCGACCGCAACACCGCCTGGTTGCTCTGGCAGACCCTGGTCGCGGCCTGGCCGATCAGCCCGGAGCGGCTGGTGGCGGCGCTGCTCAAGGCCGCCCGCGAGGCCAAGCTGCAGACCTCCTGGACGGCGCCCGACGCCGCCTTCGAGCAGGCCGTCACGGACTACGCGCACGCCGTCTACGGCAACCCCGGGCTGCTCCCCCGGATCGAGGGCCTGGTGCGCGCCATCGCCCCGTACGCCCGGGCGAACACTCTCGGCGGGGCCCTGCTGCACCTGACCGTGCCCGGGGTGCCGGACCTGTACCAGGGCAGCGAGGAGCCGCTGTACACGCTGGTCGACCCGGACAACCGGGCGCCGGTGGACCTCGGCGCGCTCGCCGTGCGGCTGACCGACTCGGCCTCCGGGCGGCTCTCGGAGCCGCCCGGCCCGGCCGGCGACCTGGCCCGGGAGAAGCTGCATCTGACCACCACCGCGCTGCACCTGCGCCGCGAGCGCCCGCTCGGCGGCTACCGGCCGCTCGGCGCGCACGGCCCGGCCGCCGCCCACCTGCTGGCCTTCCGGCGGGGCGCCGACGTGATCACCGCCGTCACCCGGCTCCCGTACGGGCTGGAGCGGTCCGGCGGCTGGCGCGAGAGCACCCTCGACCTGCCCGCCGGGCCCGGCCCGTGGACGGACCGGCTGACCGGCCGTGCCTTCGAGCCCGGGCCCGTCCCGCTGGCCGCCCTGCTGGAGCACTACCCCACCGCCCTGCTGACCCGCCCCCAGGAGCACGCGTGA
- the treZ gene encoding malto-oligosyltrehalose trehalohydrolase: protein MTEYEVWAPEAERVDVEVEGSRFRLAPDPARAGWWRGLAPAGDHAFRLDGGPPLPDPRSRRQPLGPDGPSRAVDHDAFRWSDTPWHGRPLPGAVLYELHVGTFTPAGTFDAAAERLDHLVELGVDFVELMPVCPFPGRYGWGYDGVSLWAVHEPYGGPEGLKRFVDTAHRKGLGVILDVVHNHLGPSGNHLPAFGPYFTDRHHTPWGSAVNLDAPGSDEVRDYLIGSALAWLRDYRIDGLRLDAVHALVDDRALHFLEQLAAEVDRLAVTGNRELFLVAESDRNDPRTTDPRRAGGQGLAAQWSDDFHHALHTTLTGESQGYYADFAAEPLGALAKVLTRGWFHDGSWSSFRGRHHGRPFPPSYGHRLLGYLQTHDQIGNRALGDRLSATLTPGRLAAGAALVLTSPFTPMLFMGEEWGAGTPWQYFTDHTDRELAEAVRRGRRREFAEHGWQADEVPDPQAPGTVLASTLDWSEPTQHPHAELLDWYKLLLRLRRTHPELCDPDLAAVRVDHDEQLRWLVVHRGPYRIAVNLGAQGPRSVPLGAPYGGTLAVFGQCEADGDSLVLAHDSTAVVRTG, encoded by the coding sequence GTGACCGAGTACGAGGTCTGGGCCCCCGAGGCCGAACGGGTCGACGTCGAGGTGGAGGGCAGCCGGTTCCGGCTCGCCCCGGACCCGGCCCGCGCGGGCTGGTGGCGCGGCCTCGCCCCGGCCGGGGACCACGCGTTCCGGCTGGACGGCGGCCCGCCGCTGCCCGACCCGCGCTCGCGCCGCCAGCCGCTGGGCCCCGACGGGCCGAGCCGGGCCGTCGACCACGACGCCTTCCGCTGGTCGGACACCCCGTGGCACGGCCGCCCGCTGCCCGGCGCGGTGCTGTACGAGCTGCACGTCGGCACCTTCACCCCGGCCGGGACCTTCGACGCGGCCGCCGAGCGGCTGGACCACCTGGTGGAGCTCGGCGTCGACTTCGTCGAGCTGATGCCGGTCTGCCCCTTCCCCGGCCGCTACGGCTGGGGCTACGACGGGGTCTCGCTCTGGGCGGTGCACGAGCCCTACGGCGGCCCCGAGGGGCTGAAGCGCTTTGTCGACACCGCTCACCGCAAGGGCCTGGGCGTGATCCTCGACGTGGTGCACAACCACCTCGGCCCGTCCGGCAACCACCTGCCCGCCTTCGGCCCCTACTTCACCGACCGCCACCACACCCCCTGGGGGTCGGCGGTCAACCTGGACGCCCCCGGCTCCGACGAGGTACGGGACTACCTGATCGGCAGTGCGCTGGCCTGGCTGCGCGACTACCGGATCGACGGGCTTCGGCTCGACGCCGTGCACGCCCTGGTGGACGACCGGGCCCTGCACTTCCTGGAGCAACTCGCCGCCGAAGTCGACCGGTTGGCGGTGACCGGCAACCGCGAGCTGTTCCTGGTCGCGGAGTCCGACCGCAACGACCCGCGCACCACCGACCCCCGCCGGGCCGGCGGGCAGGGCCTGGCCGCGCAATGGAGCGACGACTTCCACCACGCCCTGCACACCACCCTGACCGGCGAGTCCCAGGGCTACTACGCCGACTTCGCCGCCGAGCCGCTCGGCGCCCTCGCCAAGGTGCTCACCCGGGGCTGGTTCCACGACGGCAGCTGGTCCTCGTTCCGCGGCCGCCACCACGGGCGTCCCTTCCCGCCGTCGTACGGGCACCGGCTGCTCGGCTACCTGCAGACCCACGACCAGATCGGGAACCGGGCGCTCGGCGACCGGCTCTCCGCCACCCTCACCCCGGGCCGACTCGCGGCCGGCGCGGCCCTGGTGCTGACCTCGCCGTTCACCCCGATGCTCTTCATGGGCGAGGAGTGGGGCGCCGGCACCCCCTGGCAGTACTTCACCGACCACACCGACCGGGAGCTGGCCGAGGCCGTCCGGCGCGGCAGGCGCCGGGAGTTCGCCGAGCACGGCTGGCAGGCGGACGAGGTGCCGGACCCGCAGGCCCCGGGGACGGTCCTGGCCTCCACCCTGGACTGGAGCGAGCCGACCCAGCACCCGCACGCCGAACTCCTCGACTGGTACAAGCTGCTGCTGCGGCTGCGGCGCACCCACCCGGAGCTCTGCGACCCGGACCTGGCCGCCGTACGGGTGGACCACGACGAGCAGCTGCGGTGGCTCGTGGTGCACCGCGGGCCGTACCGGATCGCGGTCAACCTCGGCGCGCAGGGCCCGCGTTCGGTGCCGCTGGGGGCCCCGTACGGCGGGACGCTGGCGGTCTTCGGGCAGTGCGAGGCGGACGGGGACTCACTGGTGCTGGCCCACGACAGCACGGCGGTGGTGCGGACCGGCTGA
- the soxR gene encoding redox-sensitive transcriptional activator SoxR codes for MGPNRHDLLTIGQLAERSGLATSALRYYEKLGLIHSERTTGGQRRFPRATLRRVAFVRAAQRVGLSLEEARTALDRLPADRAPSTTDWSGVARSWQTRIDEQIADLERLKAKLTGCIGCGCLSISRCALYNAGDRAGAAGPGARYLLTRDPGTGPEPRTTEG; via the coding sequence ATGGGCCCGAACCGCCACGACCTCCTGACCATCGGCCAGCTCGCCGAGCGCAGCGGCCTCGCCACCTCCGCGCTGCGCTACTACGAGAAGCTCGGCCTGATCCACTCGGAGCGCACCACCGGCGGCCAGCGCCGGTTCCCCCGCGCCACCCTCCGCCGGGTCGCCTTCGTCCGCGCCGCCCAGCGGGTCGGACTCTCCCTGGAGGAGGCCCGCACCGCGCTCGACCGCCTCCCCGCTGACCGCGCGCCCAGCACCACCGACTGGAGCGGCGTCGCCCGCTCCTGGCAGACCCGGATCGACGAGCAGATCGCCGACCTGGAGCGCCTCAAGGCCAAGCTCACCGGCTGCATCGGCTGCGGCTGCCTCTCCATCTCGCGCTGCGCCCTCTACAACGCCGGCGACCGCGCCGGCGCGGCCGGCCCCGGCGCCCGCTACCTGCTCACCCGAGACCCCGGCACCGGCCCGGAGCCGCGCACCACCGAGGGCTGA
- a CDS encoding VOC family protein, with amino-acid sequence MAHIGLTTLLVRDYDEAIAFYVDAVGFELREDTPRGDGNRWVVVAPRGSRETGLLLARPAKPEQLARIGDQTGGRVGLFLNSDDFEADHRRMAAAGVTFLEEPRHEAYGSVAVFEDLYGNRWDLIQPR; translated from the coding sequence ATGGCTCACATCGGACTCACCACCCTGCTCGTCCGCGACTACGACGAGGCGATCGCCTTCTACGTGGACGCCGTCGGATTCGAACTGCGCGAGGACACCCCGCGCGGGGACGGCAACCGCTGGGTGGTGGTCGCCCCGCGCGGTTCGCGCGAGACCGGGCTGCTGCTGGCCCGGCCGGCCAAGCCGGAGCAGCTGGCCCGGATCGGTGACCAGACCGGCGGCCGGGTCGGCCTGTTCCTGAACTCGGACGACTTCGAGGCCGACCACCGCCGGATGGCCGCCGCCGGGGTGACCTTCCTGGAGGAGCCCCGGCACGAGGCGTACGGCTCGGTGGCGGTGTTCGAGGACCTCTACGGAAACCGGTGGGACCTCATCCAGCCGCGCTGA
- the coaE gene encoding dephospho-CoA kinase: protein MLKIGLTGGIGAGKSEVSRLFASYGAVVVDADLIAREVVAPGTEGLAAVLAEFGPGVLRADGELDRPALGALVFADQDRLRALNAIVHPLVRARSAELEEAAAPDAVVVHDVPLLAENGLAPLYDLVVVVDAADEVRLDRLVRLRGMAEAEATARMAAQATREARLAVADLVIDNSGPLEALAPRVREVWDELTAR from the coding sequence ATGCTGAAGATCGGACTGACGGGCGGGATCGGCGCGGGCAAGAGCGAGGTGTCCCGGCTGTTCGCCTCGTACGGGGCCGTGGTGGTGGACGCCGACCTGATCGCCCGTGAGGTGGTCGCCCCGGGGACGGAGGGGCTGGCCGCCGTCCTGGCCGAGTTCGGCCCGGGCGTGCTGCGCGCGGACGGCGAGCTGGACCGGCCCGCGCTGGGGGCCCTGGTCTTCGCCGACCAGGACAGGCTGCGGGCGCTGAACGCCATCGTCCACCCGCTGGTCCGGGCCCGCTCCGCCGAACTGGAGGAGGCCGCCGCGCCGGACGCCGTCGTCGTGCACGACGTGCCGCTGCTGGCCGAGAACGGGCTCGCCCCGCTCTACGACCTGGTCGTGGTGGTGGACGCCGCCGACGAGGTGCGACTCGACCGGCTGGTCCGGCTGCGCGGCATGGCCGAGGCCGAGGCGACGGCCCGGATGGCGGCCCAGGCCACCCGGGAGGCCCGGCTCGCGGTCGCCGACCTGGTGATCGACAACAGCGGCCCGCTGGAGGCGCTGGCCCCCCGGGTCCGCGAGGTCTGGGACGAGCTGACGGCCCGCTGA
- a CDS encoding MBL fold metallo-hydrolase: protein MKLTKLGHACVRLQQGDTTIVIDPGMFTEPDALAGADAVLITHEHFDHFVEGRLRAALEADPALRVWTNGAVAAQLDGVRQRVTVVGEGDAFEVGGLGVTVHGEWHAVIHPDIPRITNIGFTVDGRLFHPGDALTVPPLPVDTLLVPTGTPWSKASELIDYVREVKPAHAIGIHEAVLSEVGQQLFGRLLGEGGPGTGAPLRRLAAGEQVDLG from the coding sequence ATGAAGCTGACCAAGCTGGGCCACGCCTGCGTCCGCCTGCAGCAGGGCGACACCACGATCGTCATCGACCCGGGCATGTTCACCGAGCCCGACGCGCTCGCGGGCGCCGACGCCGTACTGATCACGCATGAACACTTCGACCACTTCGTGGAGGGGCGGCTGCGCGCCGCCCTGGAGGCCGACCCCGCGCTGCGGGTCTGGACCAACGGCGCGGTGGCCGCGCAGCTGGACGGCGTCCGGCAGCGGGTCACCGTGGTCGGCGAGGGCGACGCCTTCGAGGTGGGCGGTCTGGGGGTCACCGTGCACGGCGAGTGGCACGCGGTGATCCACCCGGACATCCCCCGGATCACCAACATCGGGTTCACCGTCGACGGGCGGCTGTTCCACCCGGGCGACGCGCTGACCGTTCCGCCGCTGCCGGTCGACACCCTGCTGGTGCCGACCGGCACCCCCTGGAGCAAGGCTTCCGAGCTGATCGACTACGTCCGCGAGGTCAAGCCCGCGCACGCGATCGGGATCCACGAGGCGGTGCTCAGCGAGGTGGGGCAGCAGCTCTTCGGCCGGCTGCTCGGGGAGGGCGGGCCGGGGACGGGCGCACCGCTGCGGCGGCTGGCCGCGGGGGAGCAGGTCGACCTCGGCTGA
- a CDS encoding LysR family transcriptional regulator, which translates to MESHLLRTFVAVARLGSFSAAARELGYTQSAVSQQIAVLEADLGAELLHRRPVGPTAAGARLLEHAGPLLLRTAAARADIARLAGAGTVALVLAATPLAVTTGLAAALAFTRQAHPGLELTVRVLGRPDVPVAVATGEADLGLTDGMAAPSDPLQLPDVGPLTGVAVAEQPIAVALPAGHPLAGRPGLDLADLADARWLDAPGVAVPTERLRAATGVTGFRPATRYPGTDLSGLLTLVAAGHGLAVLPQAVLAGVPGVLAVPVREPRLVHRTELVRGSLPEGPAALLARLLDPERA; encoded by the coding sequence ATGGAATCGCACCTGCTGCGCACCTTCGTCGCGGTGGCCCGGCTCGGCTCCTTCTCGGCCGCCGCCCGCGAACTCGGCTACACCCAGTCGGCGGTCTCCCAGCAGATCGCCGTCCTGGAGGCGGATCTCGGCGCGGAGCTGCTGCACCGCCGGCCGGTCGGGCCGACCGCGGCCGGCGCCCGGCTGCTGGAGCACGCCGGACCGCTGCTGCTCCGGACGGCCGCCGCGCGGGCCGACATCGCCCGGCTGGCCGGCGCCGGCACCGTCGCACTGGTGCTGGCCGCCACCCCGCTCGCGGTGACCACGGGCCTCGCCGCCGCGCTCGCCTTCACCCGGCAGGCCCACCCCGGACTGGAGCTCACCGTCCGGGTGCTCGGCCGGCCGGACGTGCCGGTGGCCGTCGCCACCGGCGAGGCCGACCTCGGGCTGACCGACGGCATGGCCGCGCCCAGCGACCCGCTGCAGTTGCCCGACGTCGGCCCGCTCACCGGCGTGGCCGTCGCCGAGCAGCCGATCGCGGTCGCGCTGCCGGCCGGCCACCCGCTCGCGGGCCGTCCCGGGCTCGACCTCGCCGACCTCGCGGACGCCCGCTGGCTGGACGCGCCCGGTGTCGCGGTGCCGACCGAGCGGCTGCGCGCCGCGACCGGCGTGACGGGGTTCCGGCCGGCCACCCGCTACCCGGGGACCGACCTGTCCGGGCTGCTGACCCTGGTCGCGGCCGGTCACGGCCTGGCCGTGCTGCCGCAGGCGGTGCTCGCCGGGGTGCCGGGGGTGCTCGCCGTCCCCGTGCGGGAACCGCGGCTGGTGCACCGCACCGAGCTGGTGCGCGGCAGCCTCCCGGAGGGTCCGGCGGCGCTGCTGGCCCGGCTGCTCGACCCGGAGCGGGCCTGA
- a CDS encoding SAM-dependent methyltransferase: protein MTGHQDIAAQAGADQDEVHRVPADLRPEIPHPARMYDYYLGGKDNFPADREAAEKVLALSPLVRISALANRAFLGRAVRHLAEQGVTEFLDIGTGIPTAGNTHQIAQQVHPQARVAYLDNDPIVLVHGRALLAAASNGSATVVQADLRDPDAVLATPEVRRLLEPGRPVGLLLFAVLHFVDDKDDPHAIVRRLVDALPPGSHLALSHATGDFTSPTAAAKGPAIYRAASAQLTMRTRQEVLGFFDGLELVEPGLVTAPLWRPDRAPQPTDGEVAIWAGVGRKA from the coding sequence ATGACCGGCCATCAGGACATCGCGGCGCAGGCGGGCGCGGACCAGGACGAGGTGCACCGGGTGCCCGCCGACCTGCGCCCGGAGATACCGCACCCGGCCCGGATGTACGACTACTACCTCGGCGGCAAGGACAACTTCCCCGCCGACCGCGAGGCCGCCGAGAAGGTGCTGGCGCTCAGCCCCCTGGTGCGGATCAGTGCCCTGGCCAACCGGGCCTTCCTGGGCCGGGCGGTGCGCCACCTCGCCGAGCAGGGCGTCACCGAGTTCCTGGACATCGGCACCGGCATCCCGACCGCCGGAAACACCCACCAGATCGCCCAGCAGGTGCACCCGCAGGCCCGGGTGGCCTACCTGGACAACGACCCGATCGTGCTGGTGCACGGCCGGGCGCTGCTCGCCGCCGCCAGCAACGGCAGCGCCACCGTCGTCCAGGCCGACCTGCGCGATCCGGACGCCGTCCTCGCCACCCCCGAGGTGCGCCGGCTGCTCGAACCGGGCCGGCCGGTGGGGCTGCTGCTCTTCGCCGTCCTGCACTTCGTCGACGACAAGGACGACCCGCACGCGATCGTCCGCCGGCTGGTGGACGCCCTGCCCCCGGGCAGCCACCTGGCGCTCTCGCACGCCACCGGGGACTTCACCTCGCCCACCGCCGCCGCCAAGGGCCCGGCGATCTACCGCGCGGCCAGCGCCCAGCTGACCATGCGCACCCGCCAGGAGGTGCTCGGCTTCTTCGACGGCCTGGAGCTGGTGGAGCCCGGGCTGGTCACCGCCCCGCTGTGGCGGCCCGACCGGGCTCCGCAGCCGACCGACGGCGAGGTCGCGATCTGGGCCGGGGTCGGCCGCAAGGCGTGA
- a CDS encoding CTP synthase C-terminal region-related (seleno)protein, whose translation MTTPVTPFPGPAVLPSTAPAPASRLGAPYTARLALVGDRSPSIRSHARIPGLLDALARREQLVLDAYWISTEDAGQDGALAGFDAIWLLPGSPYRSEAGALAAVRTAREGGIPFLGTCGGFQHAVLEYARNVCGLGRATHAESPERPGTAEEDEDLLVVPLTCSLVGHEGVIEITPDTLAARVLGSTRTLERYHCAYGLNARYLDVLREHGLRFSGADENGEVRIAELPGHPFFLVSLFQPELAGDGTRAHPAIGALAAAAVAHSARAAAGART comes from the coding sequence ATGACCACTCCCGTCACCCCCTTCCCCGGCCCGGCCGTCCTTCCGTCGACGGCTCCCGCACCGGCGAGCCGCCTCGGCGCGCCGTACACCGCCCGGCTCGCGCTGGTCGGCGACCGCTCCCCCAGCATCCGCTCGCATGCCCGGATCCCGGGTCTGCTCGACGCGCTGGCCCGCCGCGAGCAGCTGGTGCTGGACGCGTACTGGATCTCCACCGAGGACGCCGGCCAGGACGGCGCCCTGGCCGGGTTCGACGCGATCTGGCTGCTGCCCGGCAGCCCGTACCGCAGCGAGGCCGGCGCGCTGGCCGCCGTCCGGACCGCCCGCGAGGGAGGCATCCCGTTCCTCGGCACCTGCGGCGGGTTCCAGCACGCCGTGCTGGAGTACGCGCGGAACGTCTGCGGGCTCGGCCGGGCCACCCACGCCGAGTCCCCGGAGCGGCCGGGCACCGCCGAGGAGGACGAGGACCTGCTGGTCGTCCCGCTGACCTGCTCCCTGGTCGGCCACGAGGGCGTCATCGAGATCACCCCTGACACGCTCGCCGCCCGGGTCCTCGGCAGCACCCGCACGCTGGAGCGGTACCACTGCGCGTACGGCCTGAACGCGCGGTACCTGGACGTCCTGCGGGAGCACGGGCTGCGGTTCAGCGGGGCGGACGAGAACGGCGAGGTGCGGATAGCCGAGCTGCCGGGCCACCCGTTCTTCCTGGTCTCGCTGTTCCAGCCGGAACTCGCCGGGGACGGCACCCGCGCACACCCGGCGATCGGCGCGCTGGCGGCCGCCGCCGTGGCGCACAGCGCCCGCGCGGCGGCCGGCGCCCGGACCTGA